Genomic DNA from Carnobacterium divergens DSM 20623:
CAAGTATTTAATACAAAGTTTGTAGAACGTAAAGTCATTTTAGGAGATCTTAACGATAGTGGTACGGTGACTGTTTTAGACCAATCATTGCTTCTTAATTATTTACTGAAAAATAAAATACCGCCATCTTTAAATAAAGAAAGATTTTTAAAAGCAGCTGACTTTAATCAAGATAATAAAGTTACAATGATAGATTATGCGTTATTAGTGACCTATATCATGAATCTGTAAAACAGAATAACTAAGTCATAAACATACGTACATTGCTGAGTATATAGAAGTTTTTGTTAATTAGTGGTATATAAGAAAGCAAGATAATTCTCTAAATATAAGAGAATTATCTTGTTTTATTTATCTTGGGTAGATTAGTATAGTTCTGATAATATAGCCAAGCTATTTTTAAAATTATAAAAAAAAGAAATTTAAATCCGGTTTAATATTAAAATTAACTATTTTTATGTCCGTGGGAAAAATGCTATTATTGTAAATAATCTAGTAGTCATGAATCCTAGTTGTACGTATGATAGCAATCAATAATTAATTTTTGTGAAAATAAAAATTCAGTGTATTCTGTAAAATAATTTGGATGACCTAAATAAAACAAAGGGATGATAGTTTTGATTGATATATCTATATATATAATAGAAGATAACCATCAATACTCGAAATTAATAGATAAAATAGTATGTGATTTTTTTGAGACGAAAAAAAATATTAAACTAACAAAGTATATCATAACTGATTTTTTTAACTTTTATAGAAATATGGAAGAAAGTTCATTTAAATCAACGGATATTTATATTATTGATATTGATTTAAATATAAAATTAACTGGAATTGATATAGGTAGTAAAATAAGAAAGTATAGTATAAGCTCAAAAATTATTTATTTAACGTCTCTTGAAGATAAAGCGATAGAAATAATTAACGAAAAAATTAGACCAGAAGGATATCTTATTAAAGATATAGATGCTTCAGCAATAAGATTGAAGTTGATTAATTTGATAGAAGATATAGTATTTAACATGTACAATGCTGAAAATAGCATTGTCGTGAACTCTAAAACAAATAAAAACATCATTGCCTATGATGAGATACTATATATAGCAGTTTTACCAGGTGAGAGGAATAAGTTAATAGCATACACAATTTTAGGA
This window encodes:
- a CDS encoding LytR/AlgR family response regulator transcription factor encodes the protein MIDISIYIIEDNHQYSKLIDKIVCDFFETKKNIKLTKYIITDFFNFYRNMEESSFKSTDIYIIDIDLNIKLTGIDIGSKIRKYSISSKIIYLTSLEDKAIEIINEKIRPEGYLIKDIDASAIRLKLINLIEDIVFNMYNAENSIVVNSKTNKNIIAYDEILYIAVLPGERNKLIAYTILGEIIFNGKISDMKKKLPSDFFILNLKSYVINYKKIDSFSYKNESVIFENGSEIYVGKKIIRKIDLHKKGLSI